In Nostoc sphaeroides, the genomic window GATGGCAAAAATCCTGAAGAATTAAAAAAACAAATCCTCTCAGAACTTACGCAAGCCAAGCAACAACTTAAGAAGCAAACGGAACTAAATAAGTCTTCTACGACTCTGGCTTTATTCAAAAATTCTGTGAAATGGAATCTAGGATCTTTAATATCTGCGGCTTTGTTTATTAGTATTTGGAAGGAAACACTTTGGGCGAGAAAGCATTAATCTCTAGATAATTGGTTCTTGCGTTGATTTTATGGTAGAGCATTAAAATCGCAGTTTTATAGAAAGTCTCAAAAACTTAAAACCAATTCACTGCAAGGAATACAGGCTATGCTTAGGTTTTATTTATTATTCTGTTGCATAAAATGAACTTAAGAGCCGGATAATTTAAATACGAGTATTGCTTGATAATCTCTGAATTTAAACCGAAGTAAACTTGTTTCTCTGCTACTTAGTATAAGTCACAACTACATAATTAAAGTCTGCCTATGCATATCCAACCAGTTTTATGTAGAAATCGAATACTCTAGGGAACGTGGATTATCGATTCTTTTGGAAGCGTCTAATATTTCTAGTCCGATAATATTTCCATGTTCATCGTAATCTAAAATTACCCCTGGCTTTTCTTCGTCACTATCTTCTATGGGTACATCACTCAATATGATCCTTAATATATCTACTTCTGGGTCATAGGTAATTTTCATATTTCTCTCCAGTATTTTTCAATCTTACTAAGATATCAAGTTTCTATTGTTTGGTGTTGATGTTGATATAGCGGTTTTCAACTGAACTGTATTCTTTGAGAATTTCTCGGTTTAACCCGAAAGAAACCCTGTCTCTCTGCTATTTAGTATAATTAGCAACTACGCAATTTAAGTCTGTCTATGCTGACTAAATATTTTTTAGTCAGCATAGGCAAGCTTTGTTTTGTAAATGCAATAAAATCGTTAAATAGTTATTTAACTATAAATGCAATAAAATGTAACAAAAAATTTACATAAGTGGAGTAAACACTTTTATATAAAGTCAATAATTACGAAGAAATATTTCGTTTTTTATATCGATTTGTGTCAGATAGAGGATAAAATGCCCAGTGGGCAAGCGTTTTCTGATAAAAAACACATATTGCCTAAAGATCACAAGTTACCTGTGGCTGATGATGCCGCTAGGAACTTCCTTCAGAGAACACGCATCAAAGGAGCCGAAGAAGCATGTTCACACACGTCAAGTCCACCATTAGACACATTGCGCCTGATAACTTACGCGGACGTAGTTTAATCAAGGTGGTCTATGTCGTGCTTGAGTCCCAGTACCAGAGTGCTTTGTCGCAAGCAGTTCGCACGATTAACGCGAACAATCCCAACTTGGCGATTGAAATCAGCGGGTACTTGATTGAGGAACTCCGCGACCCCGAAAATTACGAAGAGTTTAAACGAGAAATTGAGAGTGCGAATATCTTCATCGCTTCCCTCATTTTCATCGAAGACTTAGCACAGAAAGTAGTAGCAGCAGTAGAACCACACCGCGATCGCCTGGACGTTTCCGTTGTCTTTCCCTCTATGCCAGAGGTAATGCGCCTGAGTAAAATGGGCAGCTTTTCTTTGGCACAGTTGGGTCAGTCGAAGAGTGCGATCGCGCAATTCATGCGGAAACGCAAAGAAAAATCCGGTGCGGGATTCCAAGATGGAATGCTGAAGCTTTTGCGAACCCTCCCGCAAGTGCTGAAGTTTTTGCCAATGGACAAGGCACAGGATGCCCGAAATTTCATGCTCAGTTTTCAGTATTGGCTAGGTGGTTCTCCAGAAAACCTGGAAAACTTCTTGCTGATGCTAGCTGATAAATACGTATTTAAAGGTTTAGACAAACAGAATTTTGCACCTTCTACTTATGAACAGCCGGTGGTTTATCCCGATTTAGGGATTTGGCATCCTTTGGCTCCTGGTATGTTTGAAGATGTCAGAGAGTACCTCAATTGGTACACTGCTCGTAAGGATATTTCTAGCGATCTAAAAGATCCCCTAGCTCCTTGTGTCGGGTTAGTATTGCAACGCACTCACCTAGTTACAGGCGATGATGCCCATTATGTAGCAATGGTGCAGGAGTTGGAAGCACTAGGCGCACGGGTATTACCTGTATTTGCTGGTGGTTTGGATTTCTCCAAGCCTGTGGATGCCTACTTCTACGAACCGACTACCAACACACAATTGGTAGATGCAGTGATATCGCTGACCGGTTTTGCTTTAGTGGGTGGCCCAGCTAGACAAGATCACCCCAAGGCAATTGAATCACTCAAACGCTTAAACCGTCCTTACATGGTGGCGTTACCCTTAGTATTCCAAACCACAGAAGAGTGGATGGATAGCGATTTAGGGTTACATCCAATTCAAGTAGCTTTGCAAATTGCAATTCCTGAATTGGATGGAGCAATTGAGCCGATTATATTATCGGGTAGAGATGGAGCTACAGGCAAAGCGATCGCACTGCGCGATCGGGTGGAAGCTGTAGCCGAACGCGCCTTAAAATGGGCAAATCTCCGCCGCAAGCCGAAGCTGGAAAAAAAAGTCGCCATCACCGTTTTCAGCTTTCCGCCAGATAAAGGCAACGTCGGAACCGCCGCTTACTTGGATGTATTCGGTTCCATCTACGAGGTAATGAAAGCCATGAAGAATAATGGCTACGACTTACCAGAATTGCCAGAATCCGCCGAAGCGTTGATGCAAGAAGTCATCCATGACGCTCAAGCGCAGTACAACAGCCCAGAACTGAACGTTGCTTATAAAATGTCGGTTCCTGAGTATGAAGCGCTTACCCCCTACTCTCACCGCCTAGAGGAAAACTGGGGCCCACCTCCGGGACATCTCAACAGCGATGGACAAAACTTGCTAATTTATGGTAAGCAATTCGGCAACGTCTTCATCGGCGTACAACCCACATTTGGTTACGAAGGCGATCCAATGCGGTTGTTATTCTCCCGTTCAGCGAGTCCTCACCACGGTTTTGCTGCTTACTACACTTACCTAGAGCAAGTTTGGAAAGCTGATGCTGTACTGCACTTTGGTACACACGGTTCCTTAGAATTCATGCCAGGTAAACAGATGGGGATGTCTGGCGATTGTTATCCAGATAACTTGATTGGCTCAATTCCCAACCTGTATTACTACGCAGCGAATAATCCGAGTGAGGCGACAATTGCCAAACGTCGCAGTTATGCCGAAACAATTTCCTACTTGACACCGCCGGCAGAAAATGCTGGTTTGTATAAAGGTTTGAAGGAACTCAGCGAGTTAATTGCTTCCTACCAAACCTTAAAAGATAGTGGACGCGGTGTTTCCATTGTTAACAGCATCATGGATAAATGCCGGATCGTGAATCTGGATAAGGATATTAACCTGCCAGAAACCGATGCCAGAGACATGAGTACTGATGAGCGGGATAATATAGTTGGCAACGTCTACCGCAAGTTGATGGAAATCGAGTCGCGGTTATTGCCTTGTGGTTTGCACGTCATTGGTAAACCGCCAAGTGCAGAAGAAGCGATCGCAACTCTCGTTAACATTGCTAGTCTAGATCGTCAAGAAGAAGGAATTCAAGGCTTACCGGGAATTATCGCTAACAGCATTGGACGTAGCATTGACGATATTTACCAAAATAACGACAGAGGCATTTTAGAAGATGTCCAGTTATTGCAAGATATCACTTTGGCAACCCGTGCAGCAGTTACCGCCCTTGTCCAAGAGCAAATCGACGCAGAAGGACGAGTTTCTTTAGTTTCCCGGTTGAATTTCTTCAACATGGGCAAAAAAGAACCTTGGGTAGAATCATTGCATAAAGCAGGTTATCCCAAAGTTGATAACGCCGCCCTAAAACCCCTATTTGAGTATTTGGAATTCTGCCTAGAACAAGTTTGTGCCGACAACGAACTGGGAGCATTACTCAGAGGCTTGGAAGGTGAGTACATCCTACCCGGCCCTGGTGGCGATCCCATCCGCAACCCGGATGTGTTACCCACGGGTAAAAATATCCACGCACTCGATCCGCAATCCATCCCCACAACAGCAGCAGTACAATCAGCCAAAATCGTTGTAGATAGGCTTTTGGTACGTAATAAGGCTGAAAATGATGGAAAATGGCCAGAAACCATCGCCTGCGTCCTCTGGGGAACCGATAACATCAAAACTTACGGTGAATCCCTAGCGCAAATTATGTGGATGGTGGGCGTGCGTCCAGTTCCCGATGCTTTGGGACGGGTGAACAAGTTGGAGTTGATATCTTTAGAAGAGTTGGGACGACCCAGAATTGATGTAGTAATCAACTGTTCTGGTGTATTCCGCGACTTGTTCATCAACCAAATGAACCTGCTAGACCAAGGGGTGAAGATGGCAGCTGAGGCGGATGAACCCTTAGAAATGAACTTTGTTCGCAAACACGCTTTGCAACAAGCCGAAGACATGGGGATTAATCTGCGTCAAGCCGCGACGCGCGTTTTCTCCAACGCTTCTGGTTCCTATTCGTCAAATATCAACTTGGCGGTAGAAAACAGCACTTGGGATAGCGAAGCCGAGTTGCAGGAAATGTATCTCAACCGGAAATCATTCTCGTTCAATTCCGATAACCCCGGAATCATGGACGAATCCCGGCAGATTTTTGAAAGCACATTAAAAACTGCTGATGCAACTTTCCAAAATTTGGATTCTTCCGAGATTAGCTTAACGGACGTTTCCCACTACTTTGATTCAGATCCTACTAAGCTGGTGGCAAGTCTGCGGGGTGATGGTAAAAAACCAGCATCTTATATTGCAGATACAACCACAGCTAACGCCCAAGTGCGGACATTATCAGAAACCGTGCGTTTGGATGCGCGTACCAAATTGTTGAATCCAAAATGGTACGAGGGGATGCTATCTCACGGTTACGAAGGTGTGCGCGAACTCTCCAAGCGGTTGGTGAATACAACAGGTTGGAGTGCGACAGCCGGCGCTGTGGATAACTGGATTTATGAGGATACTAACGAAACCTTCATCAAAGATGAAGAAATGCAGAAACGTTTGCTGAACCTCAATCCCCATTCTTTCCGTAAGATTGTATCAACTTTGTTGGAAGTGAATGGACGCGGTTATTGGGAGACTAGCGAAGATAATTTAGATCGTCTGCGCGAGTTGTACCAAGAGGTTGAAGACCGGATTGAAGGGATAGAGTAGGATTACATGGGCAGGCATCAAGCCTGCCTTAACAATTAGATAAGGTTAAAGAATGAAATATAAATGATTCAAACATTTCAAAATAAAGCATTAGAAAATTTATTTAGAGAAAATTTTAATAAAGGAGTTCCTGCAAACTTAGAAAAGAAAATTAGAATCAGACTTGAAGTTATAGGGAGCATCCCAAATGTGCAAGTTTATTTTTATATGGGATTTTGGCTTAGAACAATAATGAAATAACGAACCGCCAAGGACGCCAAGATCGCCAAGGAAAGAAGTTTGTACAAGGTTTTTCTGTCAGTCCTGTACCTTTTGGCAATATTGGGATGCTCCCAAGTTATAGACTCAGCGTTAATTGTAGAAGATATTAGATTACCGGGTTATGATTTACATGAATTAAAAGGAGACAGGAAAGGAACTTGGTCAATTAAGGTATCAGCAAACTGGCGTATAACTTTTAAATTTGAAGATGGCGATGCTTATGATGTCAATCTTGAAGATTATCATTAAGTCCTGTGTTAATATGATCTTAATTGGCTAGATAATGCTAAATAAGGTTGACCAAATTATTAAGTAAGAAGTATTAATTATGGATAATTGGCAAGATATTACTGATAATAGATTAGTAAGACCAATACATCCTGGAGAAGTAATTGCAGATATTTTAGATGATTTAGATATTAATACTGCAAATTTTGCAGAAATTTTAGGAGTATCTAATCAAACAATTCAAGAAATCATTAATGGTCAAAGCTCAATTACAGTAGATATAGCAATACGTCTTGGTAAAGCTTTAGGAAATGGCCCAAGACTTTGGCTTAATCTTCAGCAAAAAGTCGATCTTTGGGATGCTTTGCAAAGCCATAAAGAAGAATATGAGCAAGTTATTACATTGGTTTAGAAGAAATTGTGAATAATTATTTTTTGAATAATTGAAATTTACACCAATTTTCAGGTAAATGAATTGATTCTTAAATAGCGAAAAAATAGTAATAGTATTATACACTCATACTACCCAAGTCTGTCCAGTCTGTTATATCTGATTCTGCAAGAGATTTGTCTGATGTATTGGAATCTGGTAATAAAGGTGCTTCTAAAGTAAATTTTGATTTATTTAGGTTTCTGTTTAATCTTCTTTTATTGCCTAAATCTGATGTAGTTAGGCTTTGCTGATGCTGCTCACATTCATAGTCTTCATAAATATCAATCCATTCTTGCGGAAAAAGTAAAGTACGCCAGTTAATATTAGCAGATGTAGACAATCTTCTTTCGATATTTACAATATGATAAGACCGCTCATCTTGATGTCTTCCTATAATATATTTTCTCCAAATTTTTAACCTTTCATTGTGAGGGTAATGACAACAATAGTTTTGTATGTTATTTACCTGATAAAAGGCAGATAAAAGAAGTTGTGTATTGAATGTTCTTCCATTCCAACCATGATTTAATAGATATAGATATATATTAGGAATTTGATAATCTACATTTTTTAAAGCCTTTTGTGCTTCTTCTTTAGTTTCGTATGCTTCTAGATATAAAATTGATTTATCAGATGTGTTATTATTTTGGCAATCCATAATTATTACAGGTGTTGTAATAACCCCACATATAACTTTTTGATTCTTATTATTTAATTCAGTATAATACTGAACTAAATACTTTACTTCGTTTTTTCTAAGTTTTTTGACCGTACTAATATCAGATGTTATTTCAGAGTTGTCAGATTTTTTTCGACTTGAACGATTTCTGATTTGCTCTCTTATTTGAACCGGATCAAATATTTCAGCTAATACATCATGATCAATATTATTTCCTATTTCATCCCATAAGTGTAAATATTTAGATGTATTGCTTAAAAAATCTTTAAGCGTTATTTTTGTACCAGTCCAACCTAAATTAATGAGATGACGATAAGCAAAATCCATTCTTGCTACTGTTCCCGCACATTCGACTTCTAGAAATGTTTGTCTACCACGCGAAAAATCATTATTTGTCAATAACCCTCCTCCTGATTTATTCCATGCTTGTTGTTCTACTTTTTCAGCATCTTCTCTAGTTTTAAATGGTAAAGTATATAAAATCCACATCTGTCCTTTTACTGTTTCTTCACGGGTTGACTTGACTTCACCACGATAATGTTGTTGCATTCTTTGGGTTAAATTTGATGTCATTCCCCAATAAATCGCATCTAATTTTTCTAAATATAGACAATATATAAAATCAACAGTGCTTACTCTCTTAATTAGTTGTAACTTCTTAAAATATTCACTAAAATCAATTGGAGGTTTAACTTTTTTATTTCTAGATAAGGGATAATAAGCATCTAGGGAATTTAAGTCAATATCATCGATGATATCTTCACTAATATTTATAGTAATATTAGTCTTCTGCTCAGGCTGAGAAGTTTCTAATATGCTAGTTTTTTGATTTAATAAAAGACGTAAACTCTTAGCTTCCTCTTTACGCTTTTCTGTATTGGTTACTACTTCAAAAGTAACGCGCATTCCTTCTGGTAAAGAAACAGGGTGAAAATTATTTGTTGCTGATATGTATTCCCACTCTATCGCTTTTGGATCTTTGCTAATACTCCATTCATACAAATTAGGTTTTAATTTTTCAGATTCAATAATACTTTCTTCTACCCCTAATCTTTCAGCCAGTTCAGCAACCGTATAACAAGCGTTATCTTTGTGGATATAAATTTCATTACTGTCTTCACGATTAATAAAACCAAAATTAATTTTCTGATTTCTTCGGTTCTTGCCAAAAAACTTAATTACGCCTGTTTCTCTCATAAAATATATTATTCAAAAATCATTATCTATAATTATTTATTGCCACTATTGTATTTTGCACAATCTAATAATATATTTGTTAACCGTATAATTACGCAAAAATATAAAAACCTGTTATTAAACTGCCTAGAATGGTTTCTTGTTTGGGAGTGTGGGGTGTAATTGTTCTTGGGGAGATTTTGGGAATGTAATCGCTCACTCTTCCACAACAGCGATCGCTTAGTTTTTGAGGTTTTCTGGAAGGCGATCGCGTTCACCCTTCCACAACAGCGATCGCATTATTTTTGAGATTTTCTGAAAGGCGATCGCTCACTCTTCCACAACAGCGATCGCTTAATTTTTGAGGTTTTCTGTAAGGCGACGCCGAATAGCCCGTCGTAGACATCCCACTATTGGGCATCAAAGCAGATGCAGCGTTTGATTTGATGGACAAAATCTTGTCCGCTATATTTAAGGTGTACCAGTTGCTTCCTCACTCCAAGTTAATCAGCATGGATATCACAGCTACTTTGAACGAAATCGCAACTCTTAGTGTTGAAGATAGAATCCGTATTGTACAGGCAATTTGGGATAGCATCGCAGCAGAGCAAGTTTACCCTGATTTAACCGATGCACAAAAGCAAGAGCTTGATCGTCGAACTGCTGACTATAATTCAAAT contains:
- a CDS encoding type II toxin-antitoxin system RelE/ParE family toxin, which produces MYKVFLSVLYLLAILGCSQVIDSALIVEDIRLPGYDLHELKGDRKGTWSIKVSANWRITFKFEDGDAYDVNLEDYH
- a CDS encoding addiction module protein: MDITATLNEIATLSVEDRIRIVQAIWDSIAAEQVYPDLTDAQKQELDRRTADYNSNPDNVLTWEEIKASIKG
- a CDS encoding magnesium chelatase subunit H codes for the protein MFTHVKSTIRHIAPDNLRGRSLIKVVYVVLESQYQSALSQAVRTINANNPNLAIEISGYLIEELRDPENYEEFKREIESANIFIASLIFIEDLAQKVVAAVEPHRDRLDVSVVFPSMPEVMRLSKMGSFSLAQLGQSKSAIAQFMRKRKEKSGAGFQDGMLKLLRTLPQVLKFLPMDKAQDARNFMLSFQYWLGGSPENLENFLLMLADKYVFKGLDKQNFAPSTYEQPVVYPDLGIWHPLAPGMFEDVREYLNWYTARKDISSDLKDPLAPCVGLVLQRTHLVTGDDAHYVAMVQELEALGARVLPVFAGGLDFSKPVDAYFYEPTTNTQLVDAVISLTGFALVGGPARQDHPKAIESLKRLNRPYMVALPLVFQTTEEWMDSDLGLHPIQVALQIAIPELDGAIEPIILSGRDGATGKAIALRDRVEAVAERALKWANLRRKPKLEKKVAITVFSFPPDKGNVGTAAYLDVFGSIYEVMKAMKNNGYDLPELPESAEALMQEVIHDAQAQYNSPELNVAYKMSVPEYEALTPYSHRLEENWGPPPGHLNSDGQNLLIYGKQFGNVFIGVQPTFGYEGDPMRLLFSRSASPHHGFAAYYTYLEQVWKADAVLHFGTHGSLEFMPGKQMGMSGDCYPDNLIGSIPNLYYYAANNPSEATIAKRRSYAETISYLTPPAENAGLYKGLKELSELIASYQTLKDSGRGVSIVNSIMDKCRIVNLDKDINLPETDARDMSTDERDNIVGNVYRKLMEIESRLLPCGLHVIGKPPSAEEAIATLVNIASLDRQEEGIQGLPGIIANSIGRSIDDIYQNNDRGILEDVQLLQDITLATRAAVTALVQEQIDAEGRVSLVSRLNFFNMGKKEPWVESLHKAGYPKVDNAALKPLFEYLEFCLEQVCADNELGALLRGLEGEYILPGPGGDPIRNPDVLPTGKNIHALDPQSIPTTAAVQSAKIVVDRLLVRNKAENDGKWPETIACVLWGTDNIKTYGESLAQIMWMVGVRPVPDALGRVNKLELISLEELGRPRIDVVINCSGVFRDLFINQMNLLDQGVKMAAEADEPLEMNFVRKHALQQAEDMGINLRQAATRVFSNASGSYSSNINLAVENSTWDSEAELQEMYLNRKSFSFNSDNPGIMDESRQIFESTLKTADATFQNLDSSEISLTDVSHYFDSDPTKLVASLRGDGKKPASYIADTTTANAQVRTLSETVRLDARTKLLNPKWYEGMLSHGYEGVRELSKRLVNTTGWSATAGAVDNWIYEDTNETFIKDEEMQKRLLNLNPHSFRKIVSTLLEVNGRGYWETSEDNLDRLRELYQEVEDRIEGIE
- a CDS encoding HigA family addiction module antitoxin gives rise to the protein MDNWQDITDNRLVRPIHPGEVIADILDDLDINTANFAEILGVSNQTIQEIINGQSSITVDIAIRLGKALGNGPRLWLNLQQKVDLWDALQSHKEEYEQVITLV
- a CDS encoding DUF2283 domain-containing protein, which translates into the protein MSDVPIEDSDEEKPGVILDYDEHGNIIGLEILDASKRIDNPRSLEYSIST
- a CDS encoding GIY-YIG nuclease family protein, producing the protein MRETGVIKFFGKNRRNQKINFGFINREDSNEIYIHKDNACYTVAELAERLGVEESIIESEKLKPNLYEWSISKDPKAIEWEYISATNNFHPVSLPEGMRVTFEVVTNTEKRKEEAKSLRLLLNQKTSILETSQPEQKTNITINISEDIIDDIDLNSLDAYYPLSRNKKVKPPIDFSEYFKKLQLIKRVSTVDFIYCLYLEKLDAIYWGMTSNLTQRMQQHYRGEVKSTREETVKGQMWILYTLPFKTREDAEKVEQQAWNKSGGGLLTNNDFSRGRQTFLEVECAGTVARMDFAYRHLINLGWTGTKITLKDFLSNTSKYLHLWDEIGNNIDHDVLAEIFDPVQIREQIRNRSSRKKSDNSEITSDISTVKKLRKNEVKYLVQYYTELNNKNQKVICGVITTPVIIMDCQNNNTSDKSILYLEAYETKEEAQKALKNVDYQIPNIYLYLLNHGWNGRTFNTQLLLSAFYQVNNIQNYCCHYPHNERLKIWRKYIIGRHQDERSYHIVNIERRLSTSANINWRTLLFPQEWIDIYEDYECEQHQQSLTTSDLGNKRRLNRNLNKSKFTLEAPLLPDSNTSDKSLAESDITDWTDLGSMSV